Genomic DNA from Filimonas effusa:
ATAGAACGCGCACCGTTAGGGTATATCGCCTCTTACCTGGGGATCTCTCAGGAAACGCTCAGCCGTATCAGGGCCAGGCTTTAACATTTACCAGCCTAATTTTTGACAATAGTCAAAAATTAGCTTATCACGCCGCAATAGATTTGTTTTCATAAAGATGAATATATGGAAACAAAGATCAGACAACAGCCTTCCGCAGCCTTTATAGCAGCTTCCTGGATCGCCCTGCTCGCCGGCGTAGTGGCTTATAACATCGGCCTTTGGAATGCCGATATGGAACTCAACGAAAAAGGTTACTACTTTACCATATTGCTGTTTGGATTGTTCGCAGCAATCTCTGTACAAAAAGCAGTTCGTGACCAACTGGAAGGTATACCCGTTACTAACCTATACTATGGCCTGGCCTGGTTCTCTACACTGGTGGCTGTTCTGTTGCTTGTAGTGGGGCTATGGAATGCAACGCTTACCAGGAGCGAAAAAGGATTCTATGCCATGTCTTTTACGCTTAGCCTCTTCGCGGCAATCGCTGTTCAAAAGAATACCCGCGATATGAAAAATACCGAAAAGGAAGAACCCCGGAACCCCGCAGACTACAACAACCAGGGAAGGCTTTAAGCCTCCCTGGTGCTAAACAAATGCTAACCCTGCGCAGCCAGGTGATTGATAATACCGATAACATCCTGCTCTCCATAACCGGCATCATGAGCCGACTGGTAAGTGGCAA
This window encodes:
- the yiaA gene encoding inner membrane protein YiaA, which gives rise to METKIRQQPSAAFIAASWIALLAGVVAYNIGLWNADMELNEKGYYFTILLFGLFAAISVQKAVRDQLEGIPVTNLYYGLAWFSTLVAVLLLVVGLWNATLTRSEKGFYAMSFTLSLFAAIAVQKNTRDMKNTEKEEPRNPADYNNQGRL